In a genomic window of Paramicrobacterium chengjingii:
- a CDS encoding ATP-binding protein, whose product MTGYIDRIVDAEIAAGLNSSGALVIHGARAVGKTESARRVAASELRLDASDARAVLAREQPASALDGPTPRLLDEWQLVPELWNAVRHEVDDRRRVAQFILSGSATPDDDATRHSGAGRFRQLTMRTLALTETGESSGAVSLGALLAGDTIPNAESPSDFETVVTRIVTGGWPGWHDSSETDALARGSSYAADIAQHDFPQVAGTRRDPRRFMAYMRAIAGLSAQPAGYTTITRRMQEESSLSASLGTVPILHDLAERMFLVEDQPAWAPRLRSRSALLQMPKRHLADPSLAAALLGAGTKRLLLEPETLGFLFESQVVHDLRVYAQALGARGVFHYRDSKGRDEIDIVIEDDDGSWVAIEVKLGIKAVDSAASNLLRVTSKIARQPAAVVIVVPSGVAHRRIDGVFVVPLTTLGV is encoded by the coding sequence ATGACTGGTTACATCGACCGCATTGTCGACGCCGAAATCGCAGCAGGACTGAACTCGAGCGGAGCGCTCGTCATTCACGGCGCTCGAGCCGTGGGAAAGACTGAATCGGCCCGGCGTGTGGCCGCGTCAGAGTTGCGACTTGATGCGTCCGATGCCCGCGCCGTCTTAGCGAGAGAACAGCCTGCCTCAGCCTTGGACGGACCCACACCACGACTTCTGGACGAGTGGCAGCTGGTCCCTGAACTCTGGAATGCTGTTCGCCACGAGGTCGACGACCGACGTCGCGTCGCACAGTTCATCCTCTCGGGATCAGCGACGCCAGACGACGATGCCACTCGACATTCCGGGGCCGGTCGGTTTCGGCAACTCACCATGCGAACGCTGGCCTTGACAGAAACGGGTGAGTCTTCGGGCGCGGTGTCACTCGGTGCGCTGCTCGCCGGCGACACCATCCCGAACGCTGAGTCCCCGTCTGACTTTGAAACCGTCGTGACGCGCATTGTGACCGGCGGTTGGCCGGGTTGGCATGACAGCAGCGAGACTGATGCCCTCGCGCGCGGTTCATCGTACGCCGCCGACATTGCTCAGCACGACTTCCCCCAGGTTGCAGGCACGCGGCGAGACCCCCGACGGTTCATGGCCTATATGCGTGCAATCGCGGGGCTATCAGCACAGCCAGCTGGCTACACCACGATCACACGACGAATGCAGGAAGAGAGCAGCCTCTCGGCAAGCCTTGGTACTGTACCGATACTCCATGACCTCGCCGAGAGGATGTTTCTCGTCGAAGATCAACCGGCATGGGCCCCACGTCTCCGCTCGCGCAGCGCACTCCTGCAGATGCCGAAGCGACATCTCGCCGATCCGTCCCTCGCCGCAGCGCTCCTCGGCGCTGGGACGAAGCGACTGCTTCTCGAACCGGAGACGCTGGGGTTTCTCTTCGAATCTCAGGTCGTCCACGATCTTCGCGTGTATGCACAAGCCCTTGGTGCCCGCGGAGTCTTCCATTATCGAGACTCTAAGGGCCGCGACGAGATCGATATCGTCATCGAGGACGACGACGGCTCGTGGGTCGCCATCGAGGTAAAGCTTGGAATCAAGGCCGTCGATTCGGCTGCATCGAACCTTCTGCGCGTGACGTCGAAGATTGCACGGCAGCCGGCGGCGGTCGTCATCGTCGTGCCCTCCGGAGTCGCCCATCGACGAATCGACGGCGTCTTCGTGGTGCCTCTCACGACCCTCGGTGTCTAA
- a CDS encoding FhaA domain-containing protein: MGILDNFEKGLERAVNGAFAKTFRAGVQPVEISSALKRELDTKAAVVTRDRILVPNRFSVSLSVDDHERMDRIGPTLIDELTSVVQKHAKQQGYQFAGGIDITLTADPNLSDGMLQVDSENVKGDVTWQPVVDIDGKRHPIRQSRTVIGRGSDADITVNDTGTSRKHVEILWDGERAQVRDLGSTNGSTLNGAKISQAALAPDSVIQIGRTRITFRVLAQSRQPASGADVPTRRTDMGGFWGPNS, from the coding sequence GTGGGGATTCTCGATAACTTTGAGAAGGGACTGGAGCGTGCCGTCAACGGCGCGTTCGCCAAGACCTTCCGCGCGGGCGTGCAGCCCGTGGAGATCTCCAGTGCGCTCAAACGCGAACTCGATACCAAAGCAGCCGTCGTCACACGCGACCGCATTCTCGTTCCCAACCGATTTTCCGTATCTCTGTCCGTCGACGATCATGAGCGTATGGACCGCATTGGCCCCACCCTCATCGACGAACTCACGAGCGTCGTACAGAAGCACGCAAAGCAGCAGGGCTACCAGTTCGCCGGAGGAATCGACATCACTCTCACCGCCGACCCAAATCTCAGCGATGGGATGCTGCAAGTGGACTCGGAAAACGTCAAGGGCGATGTCACCTGGCAGCCCGTCGTCGACATCGACGGCAAACGTCACCCCATCAGGCAGTCGCGCACTGTCATCGGCCGCGGCAGCGACGCCGACATTACGGTCAACGACACAGGCACAAGCCGCAAGCACGTTGAGATTCTCTGGGACGGCGAGCGCGCACAGGTGCGCGACCTCGGCTCGACGAACGGCTCAACCCTCAACGGCGCAAAGATCTCCCAGGCAGCGTTGGCGCCCGATTCGGTAATTCAGATCGGTCGCACCCGCATCACCTTCCGCGTGCTCGCGCAGTCTCGGCAGCCCGCGTCTGGGGCGGATGTTCCCACACGACGCACTGACATGGGCGGATTCTGGGGGCCTAACTCGTGA
- a CDS encoding MBL fold metallo-hydrolase → MGVTVATELLADRPDFTVRRCFVSTMNNAVYLVTARQSGEQLLIDAAADAASISSLLRHGEKDADREARLATIVTTHAHWDHTRATAEVARQTGAQVAIGRADAAQLAAERGIDAEVLLDHGDRVRVDGVALEVIALRGHTPGSVALALPGEPTLLFTGDSLFPGGVGNTGDDPVRFEQLFTDVTTRIFDRFSDITRVFPGHGEPTTLGSERPALPDWRDRGW, encoded by the coding sequence ATTGGAGTCACCGTGGCCACTGAACTACTCGCCGACCGGCCGGACTTCACCGTGCGCCGCTGCTTCGTCTCGACGATGAACAACGCCGTGTATCTCGTCACGGCACGGCAGTCGGGCGAACAACTGCTCATCGATGCGGCGGCGGATGCGGCATCCATCTCGTCGCTCCTGAGACACGGCGAGAAGGATGCCGACCGCGAGGCGCGCCTCGCCACGATCGTGACAACACACGCCCACTGGGATCACACACGCGCGACGGCCGAGGTGGCGCGCCAAACGGGGGCACAGGTGGCGATCGGGCGGGCGGATGCTGCGCAGCTCGCCGCCGAGCGTGGCATTGACGCCGAGGTGCTGCTTGACCACGGCGACCGGGTGCGCGTCGACGGTGTCGCGCTCGAGGTCATTGCGCTGCGGGGTCACACACCGGGATCGGTCGCACTTGCGCTACCCGGGGAGCCCACACTGCTGTTCACCGGGGACAGCCTTTTTCCCGGCGGCGTCGGAAACACGGGCGACGATCCTGTGCGGTTCGAGCAGCTGTTCACCGATGTCACGACACGGATCTTCGATCGTTTCTCCGACATCACGCGAGTGTTCCCTGGCCATGGCGAGCCGACGACGCTCGGTTCCGAGCGGCCCGCGCTCCCCGACTGGCGTGACCGCGGTTGGTGA
- a CDS encoding Stp1/IreP family PP2C-type Ser/Thr phosphatase has protein sequence MPLSANAAAATDVGKIRSNNQDSGYAGTHLFMIADGMGGHAGGDVASAIAANRIIEADAPYATVEDAQFAMQDAIMAANDQLSETVFEHPELTGMGTTVDALMVVGDEVAIAHIGDSRIYLYRDGELTQITTDHTFVQKLVDSGRITPAEARVHPRRSVLMRVLGDVDTSPEVDTLSMQVHDGDRWIICSDGLSDYVDDRDTLRIVAAGQNAQKTADRLVKKTLDNGAPDNVTVVVLDVGAKSTAEGPVVVGSASRPLAFEVKPSRRTGLIPALRLHTGRVAPLDPSHFEPASDDYLEELIEEDARRVRRRRLTWTLGIFVLVLALVLSLLAAYSWTQTRYYVGADGDSVVIFQGIQQNVGPLSLSHEYNDTGILLGELSFYDRQEVERTISAASLDDARDIVSRLRVNQDDEQDADSGTSSETPTPAPTTTTTTTPEGDG, from the coding sequence ATGCCCCTTTCGGCAAACGCGGCGGCGGCTACCGACGTCGGCAAGATCCGGTCGAACAACCAGGACTCCGGGTATGCCGGCACCCACCTGTTTATGATCGCCGACGGCATGGGCGGGCACGCGGGCGGCGACGTCGCCTCGGCCATCGCCGCCAACCGCATCATCGAAGCGGATGCCCCGTACGCCACGGTCGAAGACGCGCAGTTCGCGATGCAAGACGCCATTATGGCGGCGAACGATCAGCTGAGCGAAACGGTCTTCGAGCACCCGGAGCTCACGGGAATGGGCACGACAGTCGACGCCCTCATGGTGGTGGGCGACGAAGTGGCGATCGCACACATCGGCGATTCCCGCATCTACCTCTACCGCGACGGCGAACTGACGCAGATCACCACCGACCACACATTCGTGCAGAAGCTCGTAGACTCCGGCCGCATCACACCGGCTGAGGCACGTGTTCACCCGCGCCGCTCTGTGCTCATGCGGGTGCTTGGCGACGTCGATACGTCACCCGAGGTCGACACGCTCTCGATGCAGGTGCACGACGGCGACCGCTGGATCATCTGTTCCGACGGACTGAGCGACTACGTCGACGACCGTGACACACTGCGCATCGTCGCCGCGGGGCAGAACGCGCAGAAGACCGCCGATCGGCTCGTGAAGAAGACCCTCGACAACGGGGCGCCCGACAACGTCACCGTCGTGGTGCTCGACGTCGGTGCAAAGAGCACGGCCGAGGGGCCCGTCGTTGTCGGTTCGGCGTCCCGCCCCCTCGCGTTCGAAGTCAAGCCATCACGCCGCACTGGGCTCATTCCCGCGCTCCGGCTGCACACGGGCCGCGTCGCCCCGCTCGATCCCTCGCACTTCGAGCCTGCATCGGATGACTACCTCGAAGAGCTGATCGAAGAGGATGCCCGACGCGTGCGCCGCCGGCGTCTTACCTGGACCCTCGGCATCTTCGTGCTGGTGCTCGCCCTCGTGCTGAGTCTGCTCGCCGCGTATTCGTGGACGCAGACGCGCTACTACGTCGGTGCAGACGGCGACAGCGTTGTGATCTTCCAGGGCATCCAGCAGAACGTCGGTCCCCTCTCGCTCTCGCACGAGTACAACGACACAGGCATCCTTCTCGGTGAGTTGTCGTTCTACGACAGGCAGGAGGTTGAGCGCACCATCAGCGCAGCAAGCCTCGACGACGCGCGAGACATCGTGTCGCGCCTGCGCGTCAACCAAGATGACGAGCAGGATGCCGACTCGGGCACCTCGAGCGAGACGCCGACGCCGGCCCCGACTACGACTACGACTACGACACCGGAGGGAGACGGATGA
- a CDS encoding type II toxin-antitoxin system VapC family toxin, translated as MIVLDASIVIALLSNDDDHHNRAVSFFHSTFSEGYIAHSLTLAEILVGPVRARRETVALRAIDGLGISEWSPGEGSAARLATLRAESSLKLPDCCVLDAAIETSSSLATFDQKLATTAAALGVRVATDGRH; from the coding sequence GTGATCGTTCTCGACGCGAGCATTGTCATCGCACTTCTCTCGAATGACGACGACCACCACAATCGAGCCGTTTCCTTCTTTCACTCCACGTTCAGCGAAGGCTACATCGCGCACTCGTTGACGCTCGCTGAGATTCTCGTTGGTCCCGTACGCGCCCGCCGCGAGACTGTCGCGCTCCGGGCTATTGACGGACTCGGCATCTCAGAGTGGTCGCCTGGCGAGGGCAGCGCAGCCCGGCTCGCTACCCTTCGCGCAGAATCATCACTGAAACTGCCCGACTGTTGTGTTCTCGATGCCGCCATCGAAACCAGTTCGAGTCTCGCGACGTTCGATCAAAAGCTCGCCACCACCGCCGCGGCACTTGGAGTGCGCGTAGCGACTGACGGTCGGCACTAG
- a CDS encoding amidohydrolase family protein: MQPTDNAVFDAHFHIVDPAFPLIPNNGYLPDAFTADDYLQRTRHLGITGGTVVSGSFQGTDQSYLVAALERLGPGFVGVTQLTADVTDDEITRLDAAGVRAVRFNLYRGATIELSDMEQFANRVHDVAGWHSELYVDAADLPDLKSTLRRLPQASVDHLGMSDDATGTLLSLVEAGLVVKATGFGRMSVSDPDALMATIDRANPNALIFGSDLPSTRATVPFADTDLDRVREAVGDARADAVLVENARRLYRVADVS, from the coding sequence ATGCAACCGACCGACAACGCAGTCTTCGACGCTCACTTCCACATCGTTGACCCCGCATTTCCGCTCATTCCGAACAACGGGTATCTGCCCGACGCGTTCACGGCAGACGACTACCTCCAGCGAACGCGTCATCTCGGCATCACGGGTGGCACTGTGGTGAGTGGTTCATTCCAGGGCACCGACCAGAGCTACCTCGTCGCCGCGCTCGAACGCCTGGGCCCCGGCTTCGTGGGCGTCACGCAGCTGACCGCCGACGTCACGGACGACGAGATCACGCGACTGGATGCCGCCGGCGTCCGCGCCGTGCGTTTCAACCTCTACCGCGGCGCGACGATCGAACTGTCAGACATGGAGCAGTTCGCAAACCGGGTGCACGATGTCGCCGGTTGGCACAGCGAACTCTATGTGGATGCTGCCGACCTGCCCGACCTCAAAAGCACGCTCCGGCGCCTCCCGCAAGCCTCCGTCGACCACCTTGGCATGAGCGACGACGCCACAGGCACGCTGCTCTCGCTCGTCGAGGCCGGCCTTGTCGTGAAGGCGACCGGTTTCGGGCGCATGTCGGTGAGTGATCCGGATGCTCTCATGGCGACGATCGATCGGGCGAACCCGAATGCGCTCATCTTCGGCAGCGATCTGCCGTCAACCCGCGCGACGGTACCGTTCGCCGACACCGATCTCGACCGGGTGCGCGAAGCGGTGGGCGACGCCCGTGCCGATGCCGTGCTCGTCGAGAACGCGCGCCGACTGTATCGCGTCGCCGACGTGTCGTAG
- a CDS encoding DUF488 domain-containing protein, giving the protein MSVPVFTIGHSDRSIDDFIGMLRAHDVGQIVDVRRLPGSRAHPQFNDDSLAESLRTAGIGYLRVEELTGRRPVSKDVPFEVNAFWNNRSFHNYADYALGAEFGHGLARLRELSSHHRTAVMCSEAVWWRCHRRIIADHLISHGDDVHHIMSVTKADAASLMSGAVTHADRSVTYPPTGH; this is encoded by the coding sequence GTGTCTGTTCCGGTTTTCACGATCGGGCACTCCGATCGTTCGATCGACGATTTCATCGGGATGCTGCGTGCGCACGACGTCGGTCAGATCGTCGACGTGCGCAGACTCCCGGGCTCGCGTGCGCATCCACAATTCAATGATGATTCCCTGGCTGAATCACTGCGTACCGCCGGCATCGGGTACCTGCGCGTTGAGGAGCTGACGGGCAGGCGCCCCGTTTCGAAGGACGTTCCGTTTGAGGTGAACGCATTCTGGAACAATCGCAGCTTCCACAACTACGCCGACTATGCGCTCGGCGCCGAATTCGGCCACGGCCTCGCCCGGTTACGTGAGCTGAGCAGTCATCACCGCACGGCCGTGATGTGCTCGGAGGCCGTGTGGTGGCGGTGCCACCGGCGCATCATCGCCGATCACCTGATCTCTCATGGGGATGACGTTCACCACATCATGAGTGTGACGAAAGCGGATGCTGCGAGCCTGATGTCCGGCGCGGTCACTCACGCTGACCGCTCAGTCACGTATCCGCCAACGGGACACTAG
- the msrA gene encoding peptide-methionine (S)-S-oxide reductase MsrA, producing MTSGVQDSGEITRSEGAETAILAGGCFWGMEDLVRRQPGVLATRVGYTGGENDHATYRHHPGHAEALEVVFDPAQTTYRDVLAFFFQIHDPSTLNQQGNDRGTSYRSAIFPVTPEQEAVARETIADVDASGLWPGKAVTTIEPLGAFWEAEPEHQDYLEMYPNGYTCHFPRAGWVLPKRDAASA from the coding sequence ATGACGAGCGGAGTGCAGGATTCCGGAGAGATCACCCGTAGCGAAGGTGCCGAGACCGCCATTCTGGCGGGCGGATGCTTCTGGGGCATGGAAGATCTCGTCCGCAGGCAGCCCGGAGTGCTGGCAACGCGCGTCGGGTACACAGGCGGGGAGAACGACCACGCGACGTATCGCCACCACCCCGGGCACGCCGAAGCGCTGGAGGTCGTCTTTGATCCCGCGCAGACGACGTATCGCGACGTTCTCGCCTTTTTCTTCCAGATCCACGACCCGTCAACCCTCAATCAGCAGGGCAACGACAGGGGCACAAGCTATCGATCGGCGATCTTCCCCGTCACGCCCGAGCAAGAGGCGGTCGCCCGTGAGACGATCGCGGATGTCGACGCGTCGGGGCTGTGGCCCGGAAAGGCTGTGACGACGATCGAGCCTCTCGGAGCGTTCTGGGAGGCCGAGCCTGAGCACCAGGACTACCTGGAGATGTACCCCAACGGGTACACCTGTCACTTCCCGCGCGCAGGATGGGTGCTACCGAAGCGAGACGCGGCATCTGCCTGA
- a CDS encoding MgtC/SapB family protein codes for MIEITWLPDTILTELILLCIAFGLSAIVGFERQRQLKSAGMRTHAVVGLGAALFTLVSAYGFQNVLGADIVLDPSRIAAQIVSGIGFLGAGVIFVRQNIVNGLTTAASIWVTAAIGMACGAGMPVIAAAATALYLIAVMALSVVASRIPSVERGARLTVTYRNNKGALRRILACATELGYETSLSNTRKTEEGNTDMIEASMRFTRAKTGPTDDLVEALSDVKDVLSISSPDDND; via the coding sequence ATGATCGAGATCACCTGGCTTCCCGACACGATCCTCACCGAACTGATCTTGCTGTGCATCGCGTTCGGGCTCTCGGCGATTGTCGGGTTTGAACGCCAGCGGCAGTTGAAATCGGCTGGCATGCGCACGCACGCTGTCGTGGGTCTTGGCGCCGCCCTGTTCACGCTGGTTTCGGCGTATGGCTTCCAGAACGTGCTTGGCGCCGACATCGTTCTCGACCCGTCGCGCATCGCTGCGCAGATCGTCTCGGGGATCGGTTTTCTCGGCGCCGGCGTCATCTTCGTGCGCCAGAACATTGTCAACGGGCTCACCACTGCCGCATCCATCTGGGTGACCGCCGCGATCGGCATGGCGTGCGGCGCAGGAATGCCGGTCATCGCCGCCGCCGCGACAGCGCTGTACCTGATCGCCGTCATGGCGCTGAGCGTCGTCGCGTCACGCATCCCATCAGTCGAACGCGGTGCACGGCTCACGGTGACGTATCGCAACAACAAGGGTGCGCTTCGCCGCATTCTCGCGTGCGCTACGGAACTCGGCTACGAAACGTCGCTCTCCAACACCCGCAAGACCGAGGAGGGCAACACCGACATGATCGAGGCGAGCATGCGGTTCACGCGCGCCAAGACCGGACCGACAGATGACCTCGTTGAGGCGCTGTCCGATGTGAAAGACGTGCTCTCGATCTCGTCGCCCGACGACAATGATTGA
- a CDS encoding FHA domain-containing protein FhaB/FipA, producing the protein MSELTLLVLRFGFLILLWFFVLGVVYALRSDLFGQGRKVDAVKQPAVKAASAPPQAKPMAAPSSARSGNATVHNATRIVITSGTKQGSEIPLGKGPLTIGRAADSTLVLRDDYTSTHHARLLLWNDDWMLQDLDSTNGTFLAGKRVGAPTQIKLGAPIKVGQTTFELRG; encoded by the coding sequence GTGAGTGAGCTCACCCTTCTCGTATTGCGCTTCGGCTTCCTCATTCTCCTTTGGTTTTTCGTGCTCGGGGTGGTCTACGCTCTGCGCTCTGACCTGTTCGGGCAGGGCCGCAAGGTCGATGCAGTCAAGCAGCCGGCCGTCAAAGCGGCATCCGCTCCCCCGCAGGCGAAGCCGATGGCCGCACCCAGTTCAGCGCGAAGCGGCAACGCAACAGTGCACAATGCCACACGCATTGTGATCACCTCGGGAACCAAGCAGGGCAGCGAGATTCCCCTGGGCAAAGGCCCCCTCACCATCGGTCGCGCCGCCGACTCGACGCTTGTGCTGCGCGACGACTACACCTCGACACACCACGCCCGACTGCTGCTGTGGAACGACGATTGGATGCTGCAGGACCTCGACTCGACGAACGGCACGTTTCTCGCCGGCAAGCGCGTTGGCGCACCGACCCAGATCAAGCTCGGCGCCCCCATCAAGGTCGGCCAGACGACGTTTGAGCTGCGAGGCTGA
- a CDS encoding glycosyltransferase — protein MNALLVTTGSRGDVEPFVALARGLVDAGHCPTLAAPARFRALAEGHGITYIALDDSLFELQDALANAGTFAALTGAVRAKSALKLFLNDVADLITVATDIVVYHPKTLAAPLVAEHRGVPSMAVQLIPLYQPTTAFPSPLLSVPVPRAMNRVSWRLSSAIEAPWRGMLRTLHRDRLGLSTPVVGIADRVAADGALNAWSPHLLPAPADWPASAAPLGFWRLPASSESPTPKLVEFLNDGEPPVYVGFGSMVSKHPDAVGAAIRDALRRIGRRGVVVTGAGAVELEGDDSILVLDHVSHDWLLPRTAVAVHHGGVGTVGAALSAGVPQVIRPFLGDQQFWAKRVVEIGAGVRLRQLTAESLVEAIVAAESCAPRARAHADSIRGNTDGVAQAVGRIEQRLAEWKEQR, from the coding sequence ATGAACGCGCTTTTGGTGACGACGGGCAGCCGCGGCGACGTCGAGCCGTTCGTGGCTCTGGCGCGCGGCCTTGTCGACGCCGGCCACTGCCCAACGCTTGCCGCTCCGGCACGGTTTCGCGCGCTCGCCGAGGGGCACGGCATCACATACATCGCGCTGGATGACAGCCTGTTTGAGCTGCAAGATGCGCTGGCTAACGCAGGCACGTTCGCTGCCCTGACGGGGGCCGTGCGGGCCAAGTCGGCGCTCAAGCTCTTTCTCAACGACGTCGCGGATCTCATCACTGTTGCCACAGACATCGTCGTTTACCACCCGAAGACACTGGCGGCTCCGCTCGTAGCCGAGCACCGCGGGGTACCGTCGATGGCCGTCCAGCTGATTCCTCTTTATCAGCCCACGACGGCATTCCCCTCGCCTCTGCTCAGCGTCCCCGTTCCGCGGGCGATGAATCGCGTGAGCTGGCGGCTCAGCTCCGCAATCGAGGCACCGTGGCGGGGGATGCTTCGCACGCTGCACCGCGACCGACTGGGGCTGTCGACGCCAGTCGTCGGAATCGCGGATCGCGTAGCGGCCGATGGGGCCCTCAACGCCTGGAGTCCTCACCTGCTGCCGGCACCCGCCGACTGGCCCGCGAGCGCCGCGCCGCTCGGGTTCTGGCGTCTGCCCGCCTCCTCGGAATCGCCCACGCCGAAGCTCGTCGAGTTTCTCAACGACGGTGAGCCGCCCGTGTATGTCGGATTCGGCAGCATGGTCTCGAAGCATCCGGATGCTGTGGGAGCTGCCATTCGCGATGCATTGCGTCGCATCGGCCGCCGCGGTGTCGTCGTGACGGGCGCTGGGGCCGTGGAGCTTGAGGGCGACGACAGCATCCTGGTTCTCGACCACGTCTCGCACGACTGGCTGTTGCCCCGAACGGCCGTCGCCGTTCATCATGGCGGCGTGGGCACGGTCGGAGCGGCATTGTCAGCCGGTGTTCCGCAGGTGATCAGACCGTTTCTGGGCGATCAGCAGTTCTGGGCGAAACGCGTCGTCGAGATCGGCGCGGGCGTCAGGCTGCGGCAGCTCACGGCGGAGTCGCTTGTGGAAGCGATCGTTGCGGCGGAATCGTGTGCGCCTCGTGCGCGAGCGCACGCCGACAGCATCCGGGGCAATACTGATGGTGTTGCACAGGCCGTTGGCCGCATCGAGCAGCGCCTCGCCGAGTGGAAGGAACAGCGATGA
- a CDS encoding NAD(P)-binding domain-containing protein: MATTQSTATVVVIGAGQAGLSAAFHLQRLGYESALDDDAGDRSFVVLDANPVPGGAWQHRWESLTMNTVNGIFDLPGMEKPPIDDSEPSRTAVPHYFADYESAFDLPIMRPVRVISVERADAAPDGDLVVETSAETWRTRAIINATGTWDNPRLPTFPGAETFRGRQLHTRDYVSLDEFAGQRVAIVGGGISAIQHLEEVSRVATTLWYTRREPVWLDGSFRPETEGRATITAVKADVEAGRPSGSIVSYTGLPWTSYALEAKARGVLDRRPMFTALEPHGVREADGSLTTVDTILRATGFAASLAHLEPLRLRHELGGIVTRSTRVVVEPRVHLVGFGPSQSTLGANRDGRHAATEIDRMLGRDEVSHRARDTAASGAVA; this comes from the coding sequence ATGGCCACCACTCAGAGCACCGCGACAGTCGTCGTAATCGGTGCCGGGCAGGCGGGGCTTTCGGCCGCCTTCCACCTGCAGCGTCTCGGGTACGAGAGTGCGCTCGATGATGATGCCGGAGATCGGTCGTTTGTCGTGCTCGACGCCAACCCGGTGCCGGGCGGGGCATGGCAGCATCGTTGGGAGTCGCTCACGATGAATACGGTGAACGGCATCTTCGACCTGCCAGGCATGGAGAAGCCGCCCATCGACGACTCGGAACCGAGCAGGACGGCTGTGCCACACTATTTCGCCGACTACGAGAGCGCGTTCGACCTTCCGATCATGAGACCCGTGCGCGTGATATCTGTCGAACGGGCGGATGCTGCGCCCGACGGCGATCTCGTCGTCGAGACAAGCGCCGAGACCTGGCGCACGCGGGCGATCATCAATGCCACCGGCACCTGGGACAACCCGCGCCTTCCCACCTTCCCGGGGGCCGAGACCTTCCGGGGCCGCCAGCTGCACACGCGCGACTACGTCTCGCTCGACGAATTCGCGGGCCAGCGCGTGGCCATCGTCGGCGGCGGCATCTCGGCGATTCAGCACCTTGAAGAGGTTTCACGCGTTGCGACGACGCTTTGGTACACCCGACGCGAACCAGTCTGGCTCGACGGTTCGTTTAGACCGGAGACCGAAGGGCGTGCCACGATCACCGCTGTGAAAGCCGACGTCGAGGCAGGGCGCCCCTCAGGCAGCATCGTCTCGTACACGGGACTTCCCTGGACGTCGTACGCGCTCGAGGCGAAGGCGCGCGGTGTGCTCGATCGTCGGCCGATGTTCACAGCGCTCGAACCGCACGGCGTTCGCGAGGCGGATGGCTCTCTCACGACGGTCGACACCATTCTCCGGGCGACGGGCTTCGCGGCATCCCTCGCGCATCTGGAACCGCTGCGGCTTCGACACGAACTCGGCGGCATCGTGACACGCAGCACGCGCGTCGTGGTCGAACCACGTGTGCACCTCGTCGGTTTCGGCCCATCGCAGTCGACACTTGGAGCCAACCGCGACGGCAGGCACGCGGCGACAGAGATCGATCGGATGCTGGGACGCGACGAGGTTTCTCACCGCGCGCGCGACACGGCCGCATCCGGAGCCGTTGCCTGA
- a CDS encoding TIGR00730 family Rossman fold protein codes for MLRRVTVFTGSAVGNDPLYATAVTSFGHALAEAGIGAVYGGGHVGLMGAVADALLSRGGEVRGVMPQALVDREIAHKSLTHLEVVSDMHQRKQRMAELGDGFVALPGGAGTLEELFEAWTWQQLGIHAKPVALLDVDGFWQPLVSMIASMTEKGFIAPAFSDALIVEENPSTLLRAMAEWTPPPPKWER; via the coding sequence ATGCTGCGACGAGTGACCGTCTTCACCGGATCCGCTGTCGGAAACGACCCCCTGTACGCCACCGCGGTGACATCGTTCGGGCACGCGCTCGCCGAGGCGGGCATCGGTGCCGTGTATGGCGGCGGGCACGTCGGGCTGATGGGCGCCGTCGCTGACGCGCTTCTCTCACGTGGCGGCGAGGTACGCGGAGTGATGCCGCAGGCGCTCGTCGATCGCGAGATCGCGCATAAGAGTCTCACTCACCTCGAGGTTGTGTCCGATATGCATCAGCGCAAGCAGCGCATGGCTGAGCTTGGCGACGGGTTCGTTGCGCTGCCGGGTGGTGCAGGCACGCTGGAGGAGCTCTTCGAAGCGTGGACGTGGCAGCAGTTGGGCATCCACGCCAAGCCGGTCGCGCTGCTCGACGTCGACGGATTCTGGCAGCCGCTCGTGAGCATGATCGCGTCAATGACAGAGAAGGGGTTCATCGCTCCGGCGTTCAGCGACGCCCTGATCGTCGAGGAGAATCCGAGTACGCTGCTTCGAGCGATGGCGGAGTGGACACCGCCCCCGCCCAAATGGGAGCGGTGA